From one Flavobacterium sp. N502536 genomic stretch:
- a CDS encoding ABC transporter substrate-binding protein, with translation MRHLLPKLIFILPFFLLVGCKKNEAPESVKTEIAKNSIEFASGLSIVKHEGYSVVTVSEPWPDAQTKFTYVLKEKEAKVPDSLQKYTTIKVPLQSIVVTSTTNIPFLEMLEVENKLVGFPHTDYISSEKTRALIDKGTVKNVGQNEKLNIEQLIELSPDLIVTFGVDNNNPMLDNLKKSGLNVLIQADWMEQSPLGKAEWIKLYGALFGKEEQAKELFDKIVLSYEQAKKLVAGKPATSTVLYGSMYEDVWYVAKGNSWVAQFMKDAQANYLWADLKGTGSEGLSFEKVLVKAKTANFWIAAGSFKTLDEFGKINTHYKEFDAFKSKNVYTFEGKSGATGGTVYYELAPSRPDLVLKDYIKIFHPELLPSYEFTFASKLN, from the coding sequence ATGAGACATTTACTACCCAAATTGATTTTTATTTTACCATTTTTTCTTCTTGTCGGATGCAAAAAAAATGAAGCTCCGGAAAGCGTAAAAACTGAAATTGCAAAAAATAGTATCGAGTTTGCGTCCGGACTTTCAATTGTAAAACATGAAGGATATTCAGTAGTAACGGTTTCAGAGCCATGGCCGGATGCGCAAACTAAGTTTACTTATGTTTTGAAAGAAAAAGAAGCAAAAGTACCGGACAGTTTACAAAAGTACACCACAATCAAAGTTCCTTTACAATCAATCGTAGTGACTTCAACGACCAATATTCCGTTCCTGGAGATGCTCGAAGTTGAAAATAAACTTGTTGGTTTTCCACATACCGATTATATTTCATCTGAAAAAACCAGAGCTTTAATAGACAAAGGTACTGTTAAAAATGTAGGTCAGAACGAGAAGTTGAATATCGAACAATTAATAGAGTTGTCTCCGGATTTAATAGTGACTTTTGGAGTAGACAATAACAATCCGATGCTTGACAATTTGAAAAAAAGCGGTTTAAATGTTTTAATCCAGGCCGACTGGATGGAGCAATCTCCACTTGGAAAAGCAGAATGGATTAAACTTTACGGAGCCTTATTTGGTAAAGAAGAACAGGCAAAGGAACTGTTTGACAAGATTGTTCTGAGCTATGAGCAGGCTAAAAAATTAGTGGCAGGTAAACCGGCGACTTCAACTGTTCTATACGGTTCTATGTACGAAGATGTTTGGTATGTAGCCAAAGGAAACAGCTGGGTAGCGCAGTTTATGAAAGATGCTCAGGCCAACTATTTATGGGCAGATTTGAAAGGTACGGGAAGCGAAGGCTTGTCTTTTGAGAAAGTACTGGTGAAAGCAAAAACAGCTAATTTCTGGATTGCCGCGGGCTCCTTTAAGACCCTGGACGAGTTCGGGAAAATCAATACGCATTATAAGGAGTTTGATGCTTTTAAATCTAAAAATGTTTATACGTTTGAAGGTAAATCCGGAGCAACCGGAGGAACAGTTTATTATGAGCTGGCTCCAAGCCGTCCCGACTTAGTGTTAAAAGATTATATCAAGATTTTTCACCCGGAGCTGTTGCC